The DNA window TTTCACAACGGTTTTATAAACGTCAGTTTATTAACAGGAACCAGCTTTCCGGGCATTTGTGTAATAAATTTGACAGCATGCTTTACTCTTTTTTTTCAGATGGAACAGAGGGCCTTCCAACTGTTAAACTTATGGCAGACAAACTGAATGTGTCGGCACGTTACCTGACAGACGTACTCAAACAGGAGACAGGAAAAACAGCTATCGAGCATATTCATCTTTATCTTGTCTCAGAAGCAAAAAACAGATTGATCTTAAATAATTCAAGTATTGCTGAAATAGCTTATCAACTGGGCTTTGAAAATCCACCTTATTTCACACGTCTTTTTAAAAAAGAGGTTGGAATAACTCCTAAAGAATTTAGAAAAATAGGTTTTAACTGATAACCTGTAATTAATTGTGGGCTGATCTCTAAAAATAAAGCGCAGTCACAACTTCAAAAACTTAAATAATAAAACAAAATACATTTTCATAAATAGAAATAGGTAAGTATTAAAATCAATAATTAAAATTAAAATAATGCAAAAAAATATAAACATGGGTACTGCAGTAGTAACGGGGGCATCATCCGGATTAGGCGCTCTTTTCGCAGAACGTCTGGCAGAAAGAGGCTATAATCTTAAACTCATCGCACGTCGTGGCGAGAGATTGGAAACACTAGCTACAAAAATCCGTAATCAATTTGATGTTGAAGTCGCTTTTATTATTGCAGACCTTGGATCTAAAACAGATCTGGAATCGGTAATACAAAATCTATCCAATGATGAGGAAATAACGTTGCTGATTAATAATGCCGGAACATCTACATTAAATAATTTCATCAACACCCCTTCAGAAAAACAATCGGCCATGATTGATGTTAATATTACTGCTTTAATGGCACTGTCAAATGCTGTTTTACCAGGCTTTAAGAATCGGGATAAGGGAACGTTAGTGAATATTGCATCGGTATTAGGATATTTTACACTTCCTGTCAGTTCTATTTACAGTGGTACAAAAGCATTTGTTGTCCATTTTACCAACGGTTTGCAACAGGAATTTAAAGATACAAATGTAAATGTTCATTTAGTTCTTCCAGCAAGCACAGCAACTGAAATTTGGGAAGTAGGAGGCGTTCCGATTTCTGCTTTAAATCCTGAAACGGTAATGACCATTGAAAATTGTGTAGATGCAGTAATGAAAGGTCTTGATTTGAAGGAATCTGCAATCTGGCCTTCAGTGGAAGACATAGAACTCTACAACCTATACGAAGAAGCTCGATTAAAACTTTCTACGGCAACACAGACAGGAAAACCTGCTACCAGATACGCAACGAATGTGGCTAAATAAATAATACAAATTTAAACAGATAAAAAATCCCACATTACTGTGGGATTTTTTATCTGTTATTTTGCTCCGGGAGGGCAGTGTTCTTTTAAATATTTTGTAAACAATGTTGCCAGGTGCAGTGATGTTCCTTCTCCTTCACTAATGGAGTGTGTTCTGTTAGGGTAGGACATCAGCTGGAACTGTTTATTGTATTTTACCAGTTCATTGACATATACCTCTGTATTTTGGTAGTGTACATTATCATCTCCTGTTCCGTGAACCAATAAAAGATTTCCTTTCAGGTTTTTAGCATAAGCGAGGGGAGAACCATTCACAAAATCTTCTCTGTTTTCCTGTGGAAGTCCCATATATCTTTCCTGATAAATATTATCATAAAATAGTTGATTCGCTACCGGAGCAATTGCTATTCCCGTTTGGTAAATATCCGGATACTGTCCTAAAAGATTCAGTGTGGAAGAACCTCCGCCACTCCAGCCCCATACGGCAACTCTGGAAGTATCTACATAAGGCCATTTAGCAAATAAAGCTTTAGCTCCCATTGCCTGATCACGAATATTAAGCTGTCCTATTTTACGGTAAACAGATTTTCTCCATTCGCGTCCCTTTGGAGCCGGCGTTCCTCTGTTCTCAAGAGAAACATATAAATACCCGTCCTGAGCCATATCACCAATATATAAACCATTCCAGCCTGTATAGAAGCTATCTGTTACTGTTTGTGCTCCAGGTTCTCCATAAACCGTGAAAACAATCGGATATTTTTTATTCGGATCAAAGTTTTTAGGTTTTACCACCCATCCATCCATCGTCACCCCATCCTGTGTTGTGATCTGGAAAAACTCTGCTTTAGATTTTGAAGGATCTGCTTTTGCAGAATTTTTTGCAGCGACCAATTCTTTATGATCGGGAAGTGATATCACGGCTCCAACTGAATGTCCGCTGACGCTGCTATTATTAAACATCGCCAGTTTTCCATTGGGTGATATTGCATATTTATTAGAGCCTGGATAAGCTTCAGGCGTTATTCTTTCTGCCTTTCCTCCGTTCATGCTCACTTTGTATAAATATTCCTGGGTAGCATTATTTGGTGAAGCTAAGAAGTAAATAAGTTTGTTTGGAATATCAAAAAACTCTGGCTGTATCACATCAAAAGCATCTTTTGTAATCAGCGTTTCTTTTCCGTTCATATCTATTTTATAAATATGTCTCCAGCCATCTTTTTCAGACAGCCACAGGAATGATTTACCATTCTCTATCCAGTCCCAACCACTAGGGTCGTTGTCATTCCATCGGGATTTTATATCAATCCATGCGGGATCTGTTTCAGTATAAATAGTCTTACTGCTTCCAGAATTGGCATCAGCAACAACAATCTTACTTTGATTTTGTTTTCTGTTCAGCTGTTGCAGGATAATGGATTTGGAATCCAATACCCATTCCATTCTTGGGATATAGTTTTGTACTTCATCGCCTGCAATATTGGCCTTCTTTGAAGATTTAGCAGCTAAATCGTACAACCAAATACTGCAACCAGAGGGATTTTCTCCAACTTTCGGATATTCTACAGGAACGGTAAACGAATACAGACTATCTGTATTATTGATCATCAGGAAATTTTTAGTGCTGCGTGCATCTAATTTCCAGTAAGCAATTTTACTTCCATCCGGAGACCATCTGAAACCATCCTGAGTACCAAATTCTTCCTCATAGGCCCAGTCGAAAGTACCATTAATGATTCTGTCAGTACCATCATTGGTGATTTTACTTAACTGATTGTTTGAAAGATCTTCAATATAGATATTGTGTTTAGATACATAGGCAACCTTTTTACCATCCGGAGAGAACTTTGCAAACATAAGAGAAGATTCTGGTAATCCCTTTCCAAGCTGTGTAAGCTTTTTACTGTTTTTATTAAAAATCCAGTAATCACCGCGTGTATTATCCCGCCAGACTTTCTTAGTATTAGCAAAGAATAATAAACTTTTCTCATCCGGAGATACCTGAAAACTCTGTACTTCTAAAGCTTCAGAACTTCCGGAAGGAATTAATTCGCTGTTACCTAAAAAAGACTGATTTTTTCCGGGATTCAGTAAATCAACGATTTCGATCCCATTTTTAGTAAAAGAATAATAAGCGTTACCATCAGGTGTCCATTGTGTTTTTTGCGCAGCAATTGGCGATAAACACAAGAAGTATAATGCAATGTAAATTAGTTTTTTTATATCTTTCATATAAGGTATTTAATTAAGCTAAATGTTCTGTTCTGTAGTTTTCAATTTCCGCAACGGTTTTAATCAGACCATTTCCTAAAAGCCTGTATCCGTCATTGGTGATCAGGAAGTCATCTTCAACGCGTACTCCTCCAAAATTTCGGTATTCATTTACTTTATCATAATTAATAAAGTCTGCATTTTTATTTTCAGCCTGCCATATATCGATCAATTCCGGGATCATATAAATACCCGGTTCAACCGTTACAACAAATCCCGGTTCTAACGCTTTCCCTAAACGCAGAGATTTAAGCCCGAATGTTTGGGTATCCTTTGGTTCTTCTTCGGTATATCCTATATACTGTTCGCCCAGGTCCTCCATATCATGAACATCCAAGCCCATCATATGACCCAGCCCACATTGGAAAAATAAAGTATGAGCATTATTTTTAACGGCTTCTTCAGGGTTTCCCTTCATTAATCCCAGGTCAATAAGACCTTCCACCAGATATTGGGAAGCTTTTAAATGGATATCCTTAAATTTTACTCCAGGTTTCAAAAGACGTTGCGCATTCTCAAAAGCGTTTAAAACAACTTCATACATTTCTTTTTGTTTGGTAGAAAAAGTAGTATCTACAGGGAATGTACGCGTTAAATCACCAGCATATCCCATTGCTGTTTCAGCTCCGGAATCATTAAGGAAAAGATCTCCGCTTTTCAAAGTATTGAGGCGATAATGATTATGAAGTATTCCTCCATTTATAGTAACAATGGGTTGATAAGACATTTGACATTCTTTATTTGCAGCAAGGTATTGAATAGCATTTGCTATTTCATATTCTTTAACACCTGGTTTTACCATACGCATTGCTAATAAGTGCATTTCATTAGATACATTGATAGCCAGTTCTATCTGTTCTATTTCCTGAGCTTCTTTTACAGAACGTTGTTTTACGATTGCTTTGATCATTTCAACAGAAGGCTGCAATTCTGCTATTTTAATTCCAAGAAGTTCACCCAATAAAATTTTATTGGAAGACTGGTAGGGAGGAAGATAATGTACCTTTCTGTTAGAAGCCTGCGCTTTCTGAATATATTTAGCAAGTTCTGTATAGGGTAAAGTTTCCTGCACACCTGATTTTATACTTTTCTCTTTCAGTGTTTCCTGTCTTCCCATCCACACAATATCATCAATACTTAATTCATCCCCGAAAATAATGGTCTTATTTTCATCAATGTCAATAACTGCAGCAATCCTTGGTTCCTGAATTCCGAAATAGTATAAGTAAGTACTGTCCTGACGGAAATAATAAGGATTGTGCTCAAAGTTCACAGGATTTTCTATATTTCCCAAAAACAATAAAATTCCACTGCCCATATTGGCTTTTAGTGCGGTTCTTCTTTCTTGATAAGTTTGTGCTGAAAACATATGATAAATACTTTTATTTAAAGGTTTAAAGTTACAATTTTGTACTATTTATGATGGGTTTGTTTATAAAAAATAAACAATATATAAAGTTGGGATTTTAATATGATATTCAATGTTTATATTTTGCTTAAATTCGGTAATATTTTAACATATTATATTCTCCACTAACATAAAGTATTAATATTATATGAAAAGTCTCCAGTTTTCAGTTCCTGCCAATACCAGTAAAAGCATTCGTATTCAGGAAGATATAATGACTAATTTTTATCCTTATTTTCATCGTCATGATGAAACTCAGATCATGTGGATTGTAAAAGGTCACGGAACATTGGCCATCGAACAAAGCCTTTTTAATTTTGAAGCTGGTGATATTTTCTACCTAGGATCTAATCAGTCACACGTCTTTAAAGCAGACTTTAATAAAGATGAAAAGCATAAAGTTCATTCGGTATCCATTTTCTTTGATCCTTATAAAAAGATTGCCGGGGTTTTTGATCTACCCGAATTTGAAGAGCTTAAAAATTTCATAACTCATTCGGAATTTGGATTTCAAGTATCACATGAATTAAAAGCCGAAATAGGCAATGAAATCACAGAATTACAAAAATTAATGGGTATTGATCAAATCATAAACTTTGTAAAGATCTTAAGCCATCTGATGCAAAACAGACATTTACATATTCCCTTATCTACAGGAAAAAATTTACCCAGTCATATTTCTGATAATGATAAACGGATTATAAATGCACAAAACTATATCAAGAAAAATTTTGCCGAAAATAAGCTGACACTTGACAATGTTGCAAAAGAAGCCTGTATGACGCCACAAGCTTTTTGCAGATCTTTTAAAAAACGTACTGGCATTACTTATATTGAATATCTTAATGATTTACGCGTACAACGTGCATGTAAGCTCTTAACATCTTCAAACATGTACAATATCTCGTCTGTTGCTTTCAATAGCGGATTCAATAGTCTGACTAATTTTAATCGTGTTTTCCGGATGATTATGAAATACTCACCTAAAGAATATCTGAAGCGATATAAAGAAACAATTATGGACTAAATTCGTAACGTGTTAAAATATGGTCATTATCCATTAAAATATTAACATTTATGGATTTAAAATTCCGGTAGTTTTGAATAAACATAATTTAATATGAGTACAAAACTTAACTGGAAAGGTATTTATCCAGCCGTATTAACACCTTTCACAAAAGAAGGTGATATAGATTTTGAAATGTTCGCTAAAAATACTGAAGCTCAGATTAAAGCTGGTGTCCATGGGATTATCCTTGGGGGAACATTAGGAGAAGCAAGCGTATTAGAAACAGAAGAAAAGTTTGAACTTTTAAAATATGCAAAGGATATTACCGCCGGAAGAATTCCTGTTATTCTCAACCTTTCTGAAAATACAACGAAAAACGCAACAAATTTCGCGAAAAAAGCAAAAGAAATAGGTGCAGACGGATTAATGTTGCTTCCGCCTATGAGATATAAGGCAGACAGCCGTGAGGTCGTAGAATATTTTAAAGCAGTTGCAATGGCAACAGATCTTCCTATCCTTATTTACAACAATCCCGTTGATTATGGGATTTATGTAACGCTTGATATGTTTGAAGAGCTTATAGCTTATCCTACTATTCAGGCGGTGAAAGAGTCTACAAGAGATTTAGCAAACGTGACCAGAATGATCAACCGCTTTGGTAAAAGAATTAAAATCCTTGGTGGAGTCGATACCATTTGCCTTGAAACTTTAATGCTTGGAGCTGACGGCCTTGTTGCAGGTTTGGTAGATGCATTCCCCAACGAAACAATGGCCATGTATAATCATGCTAAAGCTGGAAATTATGATAAGGCCATTGCCATTTACAGATGGTTCATGCCTTTATTAGAGCTGGATATTCATCCTAAACTGATTCAATACATTAAACTTGCAGCAACCGCAGAAGGAATAAGTAACCCCTATGTCAGAGCTCCAAGACTGGAGCTGTATGGTGCCGAAGCCGAACAGATCAATAAGATTATTTCGGATGGTATAGCCAATCGCCCGGCATTAGATTAACATCAGAAATAAAAACTATGATTGAAGAAACATCAAAAGAAATTATTGATCAGAGGATTCAGATGGCAACGGATGCTTATCAGTTTCTGAAGAATACGACAATAAAAGAACGTGCAGTGTTTATGAATACTGTGGCGGATAAAATTGAAGCTTTAGGAGAAGAACTCCTGATGACAGCTCATGAAGAAACGTCGTTACCTTTAGCAAGACTAACCGGTGAAAAGTCAAGAACAATAGGGCAGTGGAGAAGTTATGCAAAAGCAGTATCAACAGGAATTTATACAGAAGCAAGGATTGATCTTTCCCAACCTGAAAAACAAAAGGGGGATCTGAGAAAATACAATATAGGAATAGGTCCTGTTGTTGTTTTCGGAGCCAGTAACTTCCCGTTTGCATTTTCTACAGCAGGAGGAGATACAGCGAGTGCTATGGGTGCGGGAAATCCTGTACTTGTAAAAGTTCATCCAGCTCATACCAAGACCTCACAAATAATGGCTGATGCTATAACAGCTACTGTAAAGGAACTCGGATGGCCGGAAGGTGTATTTAGTCATATTACCGGAACATCTAATGATATTGGTGCTTACTTAACGAAACACAAAGACATAAAAGCGGTAGCATTTACGGGTTCATTTAATGGCGGAAAAGCCTTGTTCGATTTAGCGAATCAACGTGAGGAACCTATTCCCGTATTTGCAGAAATGGGCAGTATCAATCCTGTGTTTGCTTTTGAGCATTTACTGAAAAACAGAGCAGAAGATCTGGCAAAAGAATATGCATCTTCCTTAACATTAGGCGTTGGACAGTTTTGCACTAATCCAGGTGTTTTTATTGCATTAAAAGGAGAAAGCCTGAATAGATTTATCACGGCATTAAAAAATGAAATTCCGGGTATTGCTCCTGTCAATATGCTTCATAAAGGTATCTTTGAAAACTTTGAAAAACTGAAGCGTATTGCTTCTACACAATCGGAAGTGGATGTAATTACAGAAGTAAATGCAGAAGCAAATGAATGGCAGGGACGAGCTATTGTTGTAGAAACTACGGGAAAGAATTTTATTAAAAATAATATTTTAAGTGAAGAAGTTTTCGGCCCGTTCGGTATTATTGTAGCCTGTGAAACACCGGAGGAAATACTACAGATTGCTCAACATTTGAAAGGACAGCTCACCATAACCATAACAGCTACAGAGGAAGATGTACGTCAAAATATTAAATTGATTAATATTTTGAAAGATAAATGCGGTCGGCTTTTATTCAATGGGATGCCGACCGGTGTCGAAGTCGTTTACGCCATGCAGCACGGAGGACCTTTTCCATCAACTACCGATGCGCGTTTTACATCGGTAGGACCGGATGCTGTCAAACGATTTGTCCGTCCTATTTCTTTTCAGAATTGGCCGGAGGAATTTTTACCGGAAGAATTAAAGAATGTAAATTCATTGCAGATCAGCAGAATTGTTGATGGTGAAATTCATTCAGGATCATTAAAATTATAACCAAGATGAACAGAACTTTTTTTTGCATAGATTCCCATACCTGTGGTTGCCCGGTACGTCTCGTAGCAGGTGGTGGACCCATTCTGAAAGGAAATTCAATGATGGAACGCCGACTTCATTTCATGAAAGAATATGACTGGATTCGTAAAGGATTGATGTTTGAGCCGAGGGGGCACGATATGATGAGTGGAAGTATCCTTTATCCTCCAATTGATGAAGCTAATGATATCGGCGTTTTATATATTGAAACCAGTGGATGTCTTCCTATGTGTGGACATGGAACGATAGGAACCGTAACAATTGCTATAGAAGAGGGTTTGGTCGTTCCAAAAATTCCCGGAAAATTAAGACTTGAAACCCCAGCAGGACTGATCTTGATCGATTATGCTCAGGAAGGAAAGAAAGTAAAGTCTGTAAAATTAACGAATGTAAAATCTTTTCTTTACGCAGAAGATCTGGAAGTAGACTGTCCGGACTTAGGATCCATAAAAGTAGATGTAGCTTATGGTGGAAACTTTTACGGCATTATTGATCCTCAGGAAAATTTTGGAGATATTTCCGATTTTACAGCAAGTCAACTCATTCATTATGGAAAAATAATCAGAAAACTCCTCAATGAGAAATACATCTTTACCCATCCAGAAGATGAAAATATTTTTGGATTAAGTCATATCCAGTGGACCGGTACACCTACAGATCCTAAAGCGAGCGGAAGAAATGCTGTTTTAGTTGGTGAAAATGCTTTGGACCGTTCACCTTGTGGTACAGGAACCTCAGCAAGAATGGCTCAATGGTATGCTAAGGGGAAATTAAAAGAAGGGGAAGAATTCATCCACGAAAGCTATATCGGTTCTCAGTTTATCGGACGGATAGAGGGAACGGAAACCGTTGATGGAAAATCAGCTATTATCCCTTCGGTTGAAGGTTGGGCAAGAATTACAGGGTATAACCATATTATTATCGACGATGAAGATCCTTATTGGTTAGGATTTCAGGTTATGTAAGCAAACAAATGACACAAAATAAAGGAAAAGCACTGGTTATTGGTGCCGGAATAGCAGGACTCAGCTCTGCATATTACCTCTTAGAGAAAGGCTGGCAGGTAGAAATCCTGGAACAAAATGATCTCACCAATAATTGTTCATACGGCAATGCGGGAATGATTGTTCCTAGTCATTTTACCCCGTTGGCAGCACCTGGAGTCGTTGCTCAGGGAATACGCTGGATGTTTGACAGTAAAAGTCCATTTTATGTAAAGCCCTCATTAAGTCCACAATTAATATCCTGGGGAATCAAATTTTTAAAACATTCTAATCAGAAACATGTTGATCGCTCTGCTTCTGCAATCAGAGACCTTAATTTAGCCAGCAGCCAGCTTTATAACCAAATTGCCCAAAAAGAAGAATTTGATTTTGAGCTTACTCAGAAAGGCCTTCTAATGCTATATAAAACAGAAAAAGTAGCTGAAGAAGAGATAGAGCTTGCTCATACAGCGGTTAAATTGGGTTTATCTGTTGATATCCTTGACCAAAAAGGGATCGAGGAACTGGAACCGAATATTAAACTGGATATTATTGGTGGCATCAATTATAAATGTGATGGCCATATGAATCCGGTGAAACTGATGAAACAACTGATTACTTATCTTAAAAATAATGGTGTTGTTTTCCATACTCAACATAGAATTACAGGATTTGAGACCCATGGAAAAAGAATTAGAGCCGTTATTGCTAACGGTGAAAAATTCACAGCTGATCAATTTGTGATGACAGGAGGTTCGTTTCTTCCTGAACTGGCAGAAAAAGTGGGTATAAAAATTCATTTGATGCCCGGCAAAGGGTATTCATTTATGCATAAACCGGAAAATCCAGACAATAGGATAGAGCGAGCCGCTCTTTTACTGGAAGCAAGAGTAGCTGTGACTCCTATGGGTGGGCATATCCGATTTGGAGGGACTATGGAATTGGCACCCCATCATCGTAGTAAAATTAATATGAATCGGGTAGAAGGGATTGTACAGTCTATTCCGAAATATATGCCCGAATTTCAGATCGAAACACCTAAGGAATCTGATATTTGGTTTGGCTACAGACCTTGTGCTCCTGATGGGCTTCCTTATTTGGGAAAGGCATCAAAACTTGAAAATTTAATTATTGCAGGTGGTGGTGGAATGATGGGATTAAGTCTGGGACCTGTTTTTGGAAGAACAGTTTCTGAAATTGCGGATGGCCAAAAGCCAACTGCAGATATCAGCTTATTTAATCCTCAAAGATTTAGCTGATCTGATACAATAGGCACACCAAATTTTTTAATATATGAAAACAAAAAATGTACTTACAGGCTATCTATTGAAGTTAGTTTGTTTAATCAGCTTTGTATTCTTCTATGCTTGCGAAAGCAGAGACATTACACCAGCCAGAGATGAATCACCTACAGCAGGTAAAACTGCTGCTGTAACCTCTTACACCAGCGGACAGAAACAGCACGATTTCTCCTCCAGTGCGGGAGGAACAAGAAGTTACTACCTATCTGTACCTGAAAATTATGATAGTGAGAAGAAGTATCGCCTTGTCTTTGTTTTCGCAGGAACAGATACAACAGGACATGAAATGCAACAATGGATGGGACAAGGATGGAACTCCAGCACCCCCGGTCTTGAAAAATTAATGGATAATACCATATTTGTTTATCCTGATCAGGAATACACTTGGGATGGTGATAAAGGTTGGGCTATGGGAGATTATGCTTCACCTTATCAGGGATCGGAAGATATCCAGTTTACCAAGGAACTTTTGAATCTTATCAAATCAACCTACTCGATTGATCAAAACCGTATTTTTGCTACCGGACACTCTTGGGGTGGAGATATGACTAATGTTACTGCTTATTTCTTAAATGGAGTATTTAAGGCTATTGCTCCGGTTGCATCTAACAGACCATTCTGGTTTAAAAATAGTAATGGTAATTATGTTGCTAATTCTAATTATCATGGAAACACAACTGTGTGGATTTTCTTTGGCCTTGGTGACGATCATTTTGGTAACACCAGTCCTAATGGACTCTTCGGAAAAGAGCAAGCAGATTTCTGGAGACTGAAAAACGGAACAAGCAACAATCCAACATCTACATCAATTGGCAGTGGTAATGATACGACAAAGACCTATAGCGGCGGTACAGCAGATGTAAAACTTACGCTTTATGCAAGTGGGCAGTATTCAGGAGGAGGTAACTCTCTCTTAGGTCACCAACCACCGGATTATTACTTCAAAGCTGTAACCGACTGGTTCAAAAGTTTCTAACCCATTAACCACTCCAACTATTATAGCATAACAAAAAACAAAATTCCCCTCCCTCGGAGGGGTAGCAAATCAAAGATTTGACGGGGTGGTTACTACTATATCGAATATAAAAATAATTTTGAGTTTTGGATGATGTTTGGGCTTAATGATCAGCAATGATCTTAAGCCCTTTTTTTAATAGTTATTCTCACATTTTCATCACTTAATTCTCGGTATTTTGATGTATTTTTATGGGCTTAAAAAACTTCATTATCCTTATGCAATATAAAGACGATTCGATCACCATACGTGAATTTACAGCTCAGGAATTAACTTTGTTCTTATCACTCTTTGAAAACCCAAATGTTACTCAATTTCTTCCCTATAAAAGTAACGAAGAATATATAAAAACGTTTCAAAAATCATTGTCAGATTATCATGAAGGACCATTCAGCAGATGGGGTATCTTTAATACTGAAGATAATGACTTTGTGGGAATGTGTGTCGCAAGAGTTTTTGTGGACAATCCTGAACAAACAGAAATTGGATATGTTGCCAATGAAAAGTATTGGGGAAAGGGCGTAGCCACTAAAATATGCAAAGCACTTGTTGACTATTGTGTTTCACTAAATGACAATAGAGATATTGTTGCTGTTACTGATCTTGATAATATAGGATCTCAAAAAGTTCTTACAAAGAATGGATTTATCCGAATAGAGAATTTAGTACGGGAAAACGAGGTGGTAGCTTACTTTATATTTCAGAAAGATTAAATGAGAAATGGTTAATCGCAAAGACGCTAAAATCTTTAAAATCATAACGTTTTTAAGGCGCAAGGATTTTTATCTTCGATAAAAATTTAAAAATTTCTGCTTAATCCGCTAAATCTGCGAGATAAAAAATCTTTTTTTAACCACAAAAGTCACAAAAGCCTTTATTTTAAACACTTTAGAACACTTAAGTTTTCCTAAGCTAAATGAATAACGTTTTAAAGATCACAGAAGAAGAAAATCAAAGATTTTCAAAAAACTAAAGTGTACTTATTATTCGCAAGGCTTTTCACTTAAAATAACTTAAGTGTTATTTAAATAGAAACAACTTCTCGATACGGTTTTCCAAAACCTACTCGAAGGGACGAATCGAGCCCTCAGTATAAACCCTGCCGAAAATCTTTGATTTTCTTGCGCCTTAAAAACAGCATTCTAAAGAAACCTTTGCGATTAACCAATGACTCGCTATAACAAAGTTCGAAACTTATCTTAACCTAAAATGTTATTAATTCCCTTGTTTTAAACGGTTAGCCAAAGCTCTCTTATTCACATAATAATTTCTAATACCTGTAGAAATTTGCAACGAATAATCTGTCGTTGTATATTCTTCTTCTTTGAATTTTATGACATTGGCACCCGATGGAACATCCATAAAAAACTGATTGAACGATTCAGGAGAATAATTAAGTCTTGTTGTACTTGCTTTAAAATCACCTAAAGGCAGAGTTACGCCTTTGCTACTCACTGATGCATTCCCATGACACGAAATACATGA is part of the Chryseobacterium paludis genome and encodes:
- a CDS encoding SDR family NAD(P)-dependent oxidoreductase, with the protein product MQKNINMGTAVVTGASSGLGALFAERLAERGYNLKLIARRGERLETLATKIRNQFDVEVAFIIADLGSKTDLESVIQNLSNDEEITLLINNAGTSTLNNFINTPSEKQSAMIDVNITALMALSNAVLPGFKNRDKGTLVNIASVLGYFTLPVSSIYSGTKAFVVHFTNGLQQEFKDTNVNVHLVLPASTATEIWEVGGVPISALNPETVMTIENCVDAVMKGLDLKESAIWPSVEDIELYNLYEEARLKLSTATQTGKPATRYATNVAK
- a CDS encoding S9 family peptidase, encoding MKDIKKLIYIALYFLCLSPIAAQKTQWTPDGNAYYSFTKNGIEIVDLLNPGKNQSFLGNSELIPSGSSEALEVQSFQVSPDEKSLLFFANTKKVWRDNTRGDYWIFNKNSKKLTQLGKGLPESSLMFAKFSPDGKKVAYVSKHNIYIEDLSNNQLSKITNDGTDRIINGTFDWAYEEEFGTQDGFRWSPDGSKIAYWKLDARSTKNFLMINNTDSLYSFTVPVEYPKVGENPSGCSIWLYDLAAKSSKKANIAGDEVQNYIPRMEWVLDSKSIILQQLNRKQNQSKIVVADANSGSSKTIYTETDPAWIDIKSRWNDNDPSGWDWIENGKSFLWLSEKDGWRHIYKIDMNGKETLITKDAFDVIQPEFFDIPNKLIYFLASPNNATQEYLYKVSMNGGKAERITPEAYPGSNKYAISPNGKLAMFNNSSVSGHSVGAVISLPDHKELVAAKNSAKADPSKSKAEFFQITTQDGVTMDGWVVKPKNFDPNKKYPIVFTVYGEPGAQTVTDSFYTGWNGLYIGDMAQDGYLYVSLENRGTPAPKGREWRKSVYRKIGQLNIRDQAMGAKALFAKWPYVDTSRVAVWGWSGGGSSTLNLLGQYPDIYQTGIAIAPVANQLFYDNIYQERYMGLPQENREDFVNGSPLAYAKNLKGNLLLVHGTGDDNVHYQNTEVYVNELVKYNKQFQLMSYPNRTHSISEGEGTSLHLATLFTKYLKEHCPPGAK
- a CDS encoding aminopeptidase P family protein, with translation MFSAQTYQERRTALKANMGSGILLFLGNIENPVNFEHNPYYFRQDSTYLYYFGIQEPRIAAVIDIDENKTIIFGDELSIDDIVWMGRQETLKEKSIKSGVQETLPYTELAKYIQKAQASNRKVHYLPPYQSSNKILLGELLGIKIAELQPSVEMIKAIVKQRSVKEAQEIEQIELAINVSNEMHLLAMRMVKPGVKEYEIANAIQYLAANKECQMSYQPIVTINGGILHNHYRLNTLKSGDLFLNDSGAETAMGYAGDLTRTFPVDTTFSTKQKEMYEVVLNAFENAQRLLKPGVKFKDIHLKASQYLVEGLIDLGLMKGNPEEAVKNNAHTLFFQCGLGHMMGLDVHDMEDLGEQYIGYTEEEPKDTQTFGLKSLRLGKALEPGFVVTVEPGIYMIPELIDIWQAENKNADFINYDKVNEYRNFGGVRVEDDFLITNDGYRLLGNGLIKTVAEIENYRTEHLA
- a CDS encoding dihydrodipicolinate synthase family protein, which encodes MSTKLNWKGIYPAVLTPFTKEGDIDFEMFAKNTEAQIKAGVHGIILGGTLGEASVLETEEKFELLKYAKDITAGRIPVILNLSENTTKNATNFAKKAKEIGADGLMLLPPMRYKADSREVVEYFKAVAMATDLPILIYNNPVDYGIYVTLDMFEELIAYPTIQAVKESTRDLANVTRMINRFGKRIKILGGVDTICLETLMLGADGLVAGLVDAFPNETMAMYNHAKAGNYDKAIAIYRWFMPLLELDIHPKLIQYIKLAATAEGISNPYVRAPRLELYGAEAEQINKIISDGIANRPALD
- a CDS encoding AraC family transcriptional regulator → MKSLQFSVPANTSKSIRIQEDIMTNFYPYFHRHDETQIMWIVKGHGTLAIEQSLFNFEAGDIFYLGSNQSHVFKADFNKDEKHKVHSVSIFFDPYKKIAGVFDLPEFEELKNFITHSEFGFQVSHELKAEIGNEITELQKLMGIDQIINFVKILSHLMQNRHLHIPLSTGKNLPSHISDNDKRIINAQNYIKKNFAENKLTLDNVAKEACMTPQAFCRSFKKRTGITYIEYLNDLRVQRACKLLTSSNMYNISSVAFNSGFNSLTNFNRVFRMIMKYSPKEYLKRYKETIMD